A region of Subtercola boreus DNA encodes the following proteins:
- a CDS encoding MFS transporter, producing the protein MNESPNGTVGVAEPDPQAVQLASPREVRRVLVSSFVGALIEWYDFYVFGIASAIVFGRIFFPAVDPAVGTLAAFATLAVGFFARPIGGAIWGHFGDRIGRKRMLVLSIIVMGIGTTIIGMLPTYAQIGVAAPVILVILRFLQGIAAGGEWGGAVLIAMEHSPKRRGLSSSFPQMGLTGGILLATGVFALVALLPEDQLLSWGWRLPFLFSAILIVVGLWIRLGIHESPIFLAAQKAAAGATGTVKQQAPIIQVFRHPKALIIAICLVVGPFAISSVYSTFAASYGLLVGFNASQMSTVVLFTAAIGFVCQPIFGALSDYWGRKLVVTIGLVVQAVSAFFMFEQLNAHSLPGVYLTMGIIGVGHAICYAPMAAWLGELFPTHLRYTGASLGYQIAGSVGGLTPLICSALLIAGGGAPNTLYVVLFSVLVNVIALVAVLFARETSKDVLV; encoded by the coding sequence GTGAATGAATCACCGAACGGAACGGTAGGGGTCGCAGAACCCGATCCACAGGCCGTCCAGCTGGCCTCGCCGAGAGAAGTGAGACGCGTCCTCGTCTCGAGCTTCGTCGGTGCCCTCATCGAGTGGTACGACTTCTACGTCTTCGGCATCGCCTCGGCCATCGTCTTCGGGCGCATCTTCTTCCCGGCTGTCGATCCTGCTGTCGGCACCCTCGCCGCGTTCGCCACATTGGCCGTCGGCTTCTTCGCCCGTCCGATCGGCGGCGCGATCTGGGGCCACTTCGGTGACCGGATCGGGCGCAAGCGGATGCTCGTGCTCTCGATCATCGTGATGGGGATCGGCACCACGATCATCGGCATGCTGCCGACCTACGCCCAGATCGGAGTGGCGGCGCCGGTCATCCTCGTCATCCTCCGCTTCCTCCAGGGCATCGCCGCCGGCGGCGAATGGGGCGGCGCCGTGCTCATCGCCATGGAGCACTCACCGAAGCGCCGTGGACTCTCCAGCAGCTTTCCGCAGATGGGGCTGACCGGCGGCATCCTGCTCGCCACGGGCGTGTTCGCCCTGGTCGCACTGCTCCCCGAAGACCAGCTGCTCTCGTGGGGCTGGCGCCTGCCGTTCCTCTTCTCGGCGATCCTCATCGTCGTGGGGCTCTGGATCCGGCTCGGCATCCACGAGAGCCCGATCTTCCTCGCCGCGCAGAAGGCGGCCGCCGGAGCCACCGGGACGGTCAAGCAGCAGGCCCCGATCATCCAGGTCTTCCGGCACCCGAAGGCGCTGATCATCGCGATCTGCCTGGTCGTCGGCCCGTTCGCCATCAGCTCGGTCTACTCGACCTTCGCGGCCTCCTACGGTCTGCTGGTCGGCTTCAACGCCTCGCAGATGTCGACCGTCGTGCTCTTCACCGCGGCGATCGGGTTCGTCTGCCAGCCCATCTTCGGGGCGCTCTCCGACTACTGGGGCCGGAAGCTCGTCGTGACGATCGGCCTTGTCGTGCAGGCGGTGAGTGCGTTCTTCATGTTCGAGCAGCTGAACGCGCACAGCCTCCCGGGCGTCTACCTGACGATGGGGATCATCGGCGTCGGTCATGCGATCTGCTACGCACCGATGGCGGCCTGGCTCGGCGAACTGTTCCCGACTCACCTGCGCTACACCGGGGCATCGCTCGGCTACCAGATCGCCGGCTCGGTCGGCGGGCTGACGCCGCTCATCTGTTCCGCCCTGCTCATCGCCGGAGGCGGCGCTCCCAACACCCTCTACGTGGTGCTCTTCAGCGTGCTGGTCAACGTGATCGCCCTGGTCGCGGTGCTGTTCGCCCGGGAGACCTCCAAAGATGTGCTCGTCTAG
- a CDS encoding alpha/beta fold hydrolase, translated as MAFVTTDDGAEIYFKDWGSPDAQPIMFHHGWPLSADDWDAQMLFFLAKGYRVIASDRRGHGRSSQIGTGHDMDHYASDVDAVVQHLDLRNAVHIGHSTGGGQVARYVAQYGEPQGRVAKAILVSSVPPLMVQTDANPDGTPISVFDDFRSALAANRAEFFQAVASGPFYGFNRDGVTPSEPVIANWWRQGMMGSALAHYEGIKAFSETDQTDDLKAISVPVLVTQGDDDQVVPYKDAALKQHELLSNSTLKIYEGYPHGMLTTHADVLNPDLLAFIQQ; from the coding sequence GTGGCATTTGTGACAACAGACGACGGCGCAGAGATCTACTTCAAGGACTGGGGCAGCCCTGACGCGCAGCCCATCATGTTCCATCACGGCTGGCCGCTGTCAGCGGACGACTGGGACGCCCAGATGCTCTTCTTCCTGGCGAAGGGCTACCGTGTGATCGCCAGCGATCGGCGCGGGCACGGTCGCTCCTCCCAGATCGGCACGGGCCACGACATGGACCACTACGCCAGCGACGTCGATGCCGTCGTTCAGCACCTCGACCTGCGGAACGCCGTGCACATCGGCCACTCGACCGGCGGTGGCCAGGTTGCCCGCTATGTCGCCCAGTACGGCGAACCGCAGGGGCGCGTGGCGAAGGCCATCCTCGTGTCGTCCGTGCCGCCCCTGATGGTGCAGACGGACGCAAACCCTGACGGTACCCCGATCTCGGTCTTCGACGACTTCCGGAGCGCGCTGGCAGCGAACCGTGCCGAGTTCTTCCAGGCCGTCGCCTCCGGGCCGTTCTACGGCTTCAACCGTGACGGCGTCACCCCCTCCGAGCCGGTCATCGCCAACTGGTGGCGGCAGGGCATGATGGGCAGCGCGCTCGCACACTACGAAGGCATCAAGGCGTTCTCCGAGACCGACCAGACCGATGACCTGAAAGCCATCTCCGTGCCGGTGCTGGTGACCCAGGGCGACGATGACCAGGTCGTGCCGTACAAGGATGCCGCGCTGAAGCAGCACGAACTGCTCAGCAACTCGACCCTGAAGATCTACGAGGGCTACCCGCACGGCATGCTGACCACGCACGCCGACGTCTTGAACCCCGACCTGCTGGCCTTCATCCAGCAGTAG
- a CDS encoding MFS transporter, with translation MSDALRLPNRWLSLAVLALTQLVVVLDATIVTIALPDAQAELGLSDLERQWVVTAYVLVFGALLLLGGRIADYWGRKRAFLVGLLGFGIASALGGLAQNGTELVIARGLQGLFAALLAPAALALLTVTFASGRDRNTAFAVFGIIGGSGAAVGLILGGVLTEFTSWRWCLLVNVVFVILGFIGGILYLRESRAEGENRLDIWGAITVTLGLGSLVYGFSLAEDGWGSANTIGFLALGAGLLVLFVVIESRVAQPLLPLRVVANRVRGGAFLMQAVVGSVLIGATLYLTFHFQIVLGMRPLMAGLANVAMTIVILLVVPFLTKLLPTVGPRPLLIAGPLVGAAGLWYLSGITPGGNYFTEVLPGLVLLGIGLSMLFVTLQNLALTGVAPHDAGAASATVNAALQIGGSIGVSVFTAIYAGVEQRSLETGTDMLAAFTDGYSAVFIAAAIAMVAASVIAVIFIRGSKSDLLPQNEHPVAVHLG, from the coding sequence ATGTCCGACGCACTCCGCCTGCCGAACAGGTGGCTCTCGCTCGCCGTTCTGGCGCTCACCCAACTCGTGGTGGTACTCGACGCCACCATCGTCACGATCGCGCTGCCGGATGCCCAGGCCGAGCTCGGCCTCAGCGATCTTGAGCGCCAGTGGGTCGTCACCGCCTACGTGCTGGTCTTCGGCGCCCTGCTGCTGCTCGGCGGCCGCATCGCCGACTACTGGGGTCGCAAGCGCGCGTTCCTCGTCGGGCTGCTCGGCTTCGGCATCGCGTCAGCCCTCGGCGGACTGGCGCAGAACGGTACCGAACTCGTGATCGCCCGCGGCCTCCAGGGCCTGTTCGCCGCATTGCTCGCCCCGGCGGCCCTCGCCCTGCTCACCGTCACCTTCGCCTCGGGCCGCGACCGCAACACCGCGTTCGCCGTGTTCGGCATCATCGGCGGCAGCGGTGCGGCCGTCGGACTCATCCTCGGCGGCGTGCTCACCGAGTTCACCAGCTGGCGCTGGTGCCTGCTGGTGAACGTGGTCTTCGTGATCCTCGGATTCATCGGCGGCATCCTGTACCTCCGCGAGAGCCGTGCCGAGGGCGAGAACCGTCTCGACATCTGGGGCGCAATCACCGTCACGCTCGGTCTCGGCTCGCTCGTGTACGGCTTCAGCCTCGCCGAAGACGGCTGGGGGTCCGCCAACACCATCGGCTTCCTCGCGCTCGGCGCGGGTCTGCTCGTGCTCTTCGTCGTCATCGAATCGCGGGTGGCGCAGCCGCTCCTGCCGCTCCGGGTCGTCGCAAACCGGGTTCGTGGTGGGGCGTTCCTCATGCAGGCGGTCGTCGGCAGCGTGCTGATCGGTGCCACGCTCTACCTCACGTTCCACTTCCAGATCGTGCTCGGCATGCGCCCGCTCATGGCCGGCCTCGCCAACGTCGCCATGACGATCGTCATCCTGCTGGTCGTGCCGTTCCTCACGAAGCTGCTGCCGACGGTCGGCCCGCGGCCGCTGCTCATCGCCGGACCGCTGGTCGGCGCGGCCGGCCTCTGGTACCTCAGCGGAATCACCCCCGGCGGCAACTACTTCACCGAAGTGCTGCCCGGGCTCGTGCTGCTCGGCATCGGCCTGTCGATGCTCTTCGTCACGCTGCAGAACCTCGCGCTCACCGGGGTCGCCCCGCATGATGCCGGTGCGGCGTCCGCCACGGTCAACGCGGCCCTGCAGATCGGCGGCTCGATCGGCGTCTCGGTGTTCACGGCGATCTACGCCGGCGTCGAGCAGCGCTCGCTCGAAACGGGCACCGACATGCTGGCCGCCTTCACCGACGGCTACTCCGCGGTGTTCATCGCGGCGGCCATCGCGATGGTGGCGGCATCCGTCATCGCCGTGATCTTCATCCGCGGTTCGAAGAGCGACCTGCTGCCGCAGAACGAGCACCCCGTAGCCGTCCACCTGGGCTGA
- the arfB gene encoding alternative ribosome rescue aminoacyl-tRNA hydrolase ArfB, whose amino-acid sequence MDLVVSPALTIPSSELGWRFSRSSGPGGQHVNTSDSRVELIWDVAGSAALTDTQRAILLSKLRRRIVGGAVTVTASERRSQLRNRETALARLAEMVADALAPDAAPRRPTKATRGSKLRRLAAKGQRSETKQQRQRPSED is encoded by the coding sequence ATGGACCTCGTCGTTTCACCCGCTCTGACGATCCCGTCGTCTGAGCTCGGCTGGCGGTTCTCGCGCTCGTCCGGGCCGGGCGGGCAGCACGTGAACACGTCCGACAGCAGGGTCGAACTGATCTGGGACGTCGCCGGCTCGGCCGCCCTCACCGACACCCAGCGGGCGATCCTCCTGTCGAAGCTCCGGCGTCGGATCGTCGGCGGCGCGGTGACGGTGACAGCCTCGGAACGCCGGTCCCAGTTGCGCAATCGCGAGACCGCACTGGCCCGGCTCGCCGAGATGGTCGCTGATGCGCTGGCTCCGGATGCCGCCCCTCGCCGCCCGACGAAAGCGACCCGCGGGTCGAAACTCCGGCGGCTCGCCGCGAAAGGCCAACGTTCCGAGACGAAGCAGCAGCGGCAACGCCCGTCAGAGGACTGA
- a CDS encoding GNAT family N-acetyltransferase — protein MLRELSLPTALETRDGSFLLRDARPTDLAALIFLMSDDPISAGRGDVASPDDLQLYATALERIAADPSNALLVVVDRSDTVVGTMQLTVIPGMARRGSTRLLVEAVRVQSAERSKGIGGAMMRWVTDTAASELGARLVQLTSDAARTEAHRFYERLGFTGSHIGYKYSVEVDGI, from the coding sequence ATGCTCCGAGAACTCTCCCTGCCGACCGCGCTCGAGACGCGCGACGGTTCGTTCCTGCTGCGGGATGCCCGGCCGACGGATCTCGCCGCGCTCATCTTCCTGATGTCGGATGACCCAATCAGCGCCGGCCGCGGCGATGTCGCCTCACCCGACGATCTGCAGCTCTACGCAACCGCTCTCGAACGGATCGCTGCTGACCCGTCGAACGCGTTGCTCGTCGTGGTCGACCGGTCGGACACCGTGGTCGGCACGATGCAGCTCACCGTGATTCCCGGCATGGCCCGCCGTGGTTCGACCCGGCTGCTCGTCGAGGCGGTCCGCGTTCAGAGCGCAGAGCGGTCGAAGGGCATCGGCGGGGCGATGATGCGGTGGGTCACCGACACGGCCGCTTCGGAGCTCGGAGCCCGGCTGGTGCAACTGACATCGGATGCCGCCCGAACCGAAGCACACCGGTTCTACGAACGACTCGGTTTCACCGGATCCCACATCGGCTACAAGTACAGCGTCGAAGTGGACGGGATCTGA
- a CDS encoding alpha/beta hydrolase family protein, producing the protein MPDGVGTLRPQRSGDAMGASRNTTGMNDETAVDGERSGLSRRGLLGLAATGGVGTVLFSGGAASAAPLAQSSSAASASAAAGAGARGAVVAADVAPVNAGLGFDPGLTPFPLQDDLNFQTQFNYGESAYGAAEVGEVASAVAVATKAMEGLTSADLPVYQPYNDAFEALAVRLAKDADTDLAAGRYVSARSKYLRAAGYYTGVLFFVLGTDAPTREPEIYASMQRCWAAAAALLEPVWTRVEIPAVVRFPDAAGNPVAQNVTIPAYWARASGTGAKPTVIINNGSDAQLVDTYAYGGAAALERGYNALMFEGPGQGSMLFEKDLPFTPYWEDVVSPLVDFVIAQPETDPAAVALTGWSFGGLLVLRAAAHEPRLKAVVADPVLYDCTQPYAALKGIPDEDYVYYYNSLPKTGLPPAVDQSQAQLRFLLNKRGEIMGQQFHARALTGQPIFDVVELLAAFTRYNGDQALFGQITAHALLLTYEADTFFEGQAGTAAGWMTGAASTTSYDFTHESGAEFHDAPMGPQVRNEVVFDWLDGIFGHAPTPPTPPAPPVPPVPPVNPAVPGHGGAGAGTVKPALAATGLEAGPVAAIATGLATAGAGAAVLASRLGAKRRSS; encoded by the coding sequence GTGCCTGACGGTGTCGGCACCCTTCGACCACAACGGAGCGGGGACGCCATGGGCGCGAGCAGGAACACGACCGGTATGAACGACGAGACGGCCGTCGACGGCGAGCGGAGCGGCCTCAGCCGCCGCGGCCTCCTCGGGCTGGCTGCGACCGGCGGGGTCGGCACGGTGCTGTTCTCAGGCGGAGCGGCATCTGCCGCACCGCTCGCGCAGTCGTCGAGCGCTGCATCGGCGTCGGCCGCCGCGGGCGCGGGTGCCCGGGGCGCTGTGGTCGCAGCAGACGTCGCACCGGTGAACGCCGGGCTCGGCTTCGACCCCGGCCTCACCCCCTTCCCCCTGCAGGACGACCTCAACTTCCAGACCCAGTTCAACTACGGCGAGTCCGCGTACGGCGCGGCCGAGGTGGGCGAGGTCGCCTCGGCCGTGGCCGTCGCCACCAAGGCGATGGAGGGTCTCACCTCAGCCGACCTCCCGGTCTACCAGCCCTACAACGACGCCTTCGAGGCTCTCGCGGTGCGCCTGGCGAAGGATGCCGACACCGACCTCGCCGCGGGCCGGTACGTCAGTGCGCGCTCGAAGTACCTGCGGGCCGCGGGGTACTACACGGGGGTGCTCTTCTTCGTGCTCGGCACCGACGCCCCCACTCGCGAGCCCGAGATCTACGCGTCGATGCAGCGCTGCTGGGCCGCCGCCGCAGCCCTGCTCGAACCGGTCTGGACGCGCGTCGAGATCCCGGCTGTCGTGCGGTTCCCGGATGCGGCGGGGAACCCGGTCGCGCAGAACGTCACGATCCCGGCGTACTGGGCCCGGGCATCCGGAACCGGAGCGAAGCCGACCGTCATCATCAACAACGGCAGCGACGCGCAACTGGTCGACACCTACGCCTACGGCGGTGCCGCGGCCCTCGAGCGCGGCTACAACGCGCTGATGTTCGAGGGACCCGGCCAGGGTTCGATGCTCTTCGAGAAAGACCTGCCCTTCACGCCGTACTGGGAGGACGTGGTCAGCCCTCTCGTCGACTTCGTCATCGCCCAGCCGGAGACCGACCCCGCGGCCGTGGCGCTCACCGGGTGGAGTTTCGGCGGCCTGCTCGTCCTGCGCGCCGCCGCCCACGAGCCCCGGCTGAAGGCCGTGGTCGCCGACCCGGTGCTGTACGACTGCACCCAGCCGTACGCGGCGCTGAAGGGGATCCCCGACGAGGACTACGTCTACTACTACAACAGCCTGCCGAAGACAGGTCTGCCCCCGGCTGTTGACCAGTCCCAGGCGCAGCTGCGCTTCCTGCTCAACAAACGGGGCGAGATCATGGGGCAGCAGTTCCACGCCCGCGCGCTCACCGGCCAGCCGATCTTCGATGTCGTCGAGCTTCTCGCCGCCTTCACGCGTTACAACGGCGACCAGGCGTTGTTCGGCCAGATCACGGCCCACGCGCTGCTGCTGACGTACGAGGCCGACACCTTCTTCGAGGGCCAGGCCGGCACGGCGGCCGGGTGGATGACCGGGGCGGCCTCCACGACCTCCTACGACTTCACGCACGAATCGGGCGCGGAGTTCCACGACGCCCCGATGGGACCGCAGGTGCGGAACGAGGTGGTGTTCGACTGGCTCGACGGGATCTTCGGTCACGCGCCGACGCCCCCCACGCCGCCTGCGCCCCCTGTGCCACCCGTTCCGCCGGTCAACCCGGCGGTGCCGGGCCACGGCGGTGCGGGAGCGGGTACCGTCAAGCCGGCGCTCGCCGCGACGGGGCTCGAGGCCGGGCCGGTTGCTGCGATCGCGACCGGGCTGGCGACGGCGGGTGCCGGAGCCGCGGTGCTCGCCTCCCGGTTGGGGGCGAAGCGCCGCTCCTCCTGA
- a CDS encoding Ppx/GppA family phosphatase, whose translation MRLGVLDIGSNTVHLLLIDAHPGARPIPFGSFKRALQLVAFLDDDGAIDESGQRELIDFITEAAAFARTHDAEDLLAFATSAIREAANGEAVLARVFAETGIRLAELSGPDEAAATFLAVRRWYGWGSGNILNLDIGGGSFELAMGADEHPELALSVPLGAGRLTWDHLPGNPPTAKSVKAARRYIRETLEEPIAALQQLEPATIVAATSKSFRSLARITGAAPRAAGPYVKRELHLRDLTLWANRLAAMSAADRAELPGVSDVRAKQMLAAALVAEAALSGLGIAVAEICPWALREGLILQRFDQLRAL comes from the coding sequence ATGCGGCTTGGCGTTCTCGACATCGGCTCGAACACGGTTCACCTCCTCCTCATCGACGCGCACCCGGGGGCCCGGCCGATCCCGTTCGGCTCGTTCAAACGGGCGCTGCAGCTGGTGGCATTCCTCGACGACGACGGGGCGATCGACGAGTCAGGGCAGCGGGAGCTCATCGACTTCATCACGGAGGCGGCCGCCTTCGCCCGCACGCACGACGCCGAAGACCTGCTGGCGTTCGCCACGTCGGCGATCCGCGAGGCGGCGAACGGCGAGGCGGTTCTCGCCCGCGTGTTCGCGGAGACGGGCATCCGGCTCGCCGAGCTGAGCGGGCCGGATGAGGCGGCGGCCACGTTCCTCGCCGTGCGGCGCTGGTACGGCTGGGGTTCGGGCAACATCCTGAACCTCGACATCGGTGGGGGATCGTTCGAGCTCGCCATGGGGGCGGATGAGCATCCGGAGCTCGCGTTGTCGGTGCCGCTCGGCGCCGGCCGGCTCACCTGGGACCACCTGCCGGGCAACCCGCCGACCGCGAAGAGCGTGAAGGCGGCCCGGCGGTACATCCGCGAGACGCTCGAAGAGCCCATCGCCGCGCTGCAGCAACTCGAGCCGGCGACCATCGTGGCGGCGACCTCGAAGTCGTTCCGTTCGCTCGCCCGCATCACGGGGGCGGCGCCGCGCGCGGCGGGTCCCTACGTGAAGCGCGAACTGCACCTGCGCGATCTGACCCTCTGGGCGAACCGACTGGCCGCGATGAGTGCGGCCGACCGGGCTGAGCTGCCGGGGGTCTCGGATGTCCGCGCGAAACAGATGCTCGCTGCGGCCCTCGTGGCGGAGGCCGCGCTCTCGGGACTCGGTATCGCGGTCGCCGAGATCTGCCCCTGGGCTCTCCGGGAGGGCCTCATCCTGCAGCGTTTCGACCAGCTGCGGGCGCTCTGA
- a CDS encoding enoyl-CoA hydratase-related protein has product MEFTDVLYEVDNGLATITINRPERYNSFRARTVDELIHAFKLAWGSDDVGAITLTGAGEKAFCTGGDQKQRAETGDYGPSESGLFEVESLHRVIRDVPKPVIAAVNGFAIGGGHVLHMLCDLTIASDNAIFGQNGPRVGSFDAGFGTGYMARIIGEKRAREIWFLCRKYTAEQAENWGLINKVVAPDQLKAEVRQWADEILNLSPTSLKVLKQSFNTDTEHFAGIGQMAYSSLRLFGDSPEALEGITAFNEKRPPDFSPYRGN; this is encoded by the coding sequence ATGGAATTCACCGACGTTCTCTACGAGGTCGACAACGGCCTCGCCACGATCACCATCAACCGACCCGAACGGTACAACTCGTTCCGGGCTCGCACCGTGGATGAACTCATCCACGCTTTCAAGCTCGCCTGGGGCAGCGACGACGTCGGAGCCATCACTCTGACGGGCGCCGGAGAGAAGGCGTTCTGCACCGGCGGCGACCAGAAGCAGCGGGCCGAGACCGGCGACTACGGCCCCTCGGAGTCGGGCTTGTTCGAGGTCGAATCCCTGCACCGGGTGATCCGCGACGTTCCGAAGCCCGTGATTGCGGCGGTGAACGGGTTCGCCATCGGCGGCGGCCACGTGCTGCACATGCTCTGCGACCTGACGATCGCCAGCGACAACGCCATCTTCGGCCAGAACGGGCCCCGCGTGGGATCCTTCGACGCCGGATTCGGCACCGGCTACATGGCCCGCATCATCGGCGAGAAGCGGGCTCGCGAGATCTGGTTCCTCTGCCGCAAGTACACCGCGGAGCAGGCCGAGAACTGGGGCCTCATCAACAAGGTCGTCGCACCCGACCAGCTGAAGGCCGAGGTGCGGCAGTGGGCCGACGAGATCCTGAACCTCTCCCCCACCTCGCTGAAGGTACTGAAGCAGTCGTTCAACACCGACACCGAGCACTTCGCCGGAATCGGGCAGATGGCGTACTCGAGCCTCCGCCTCTTCGGCGACTCCCCCGAGGCCCTCGAGGGCATCACCGCGTTCAACGAGAAGCGCCCGCCCGACTTCTCGCCCTACCGCGGCAACTGA
- a CDS encoding enoyl-CoA hydratase/isomerase family protein, translating into MTDTTTQAVSWEWAVPGILQVDLHSAPANALGTAIIEGLDAALDAALDPAPGDAGAPAKVIVISSSIPGFFAAGADIKLMASIDFEGFEAYGDRLRAVVDRLAGAPLLAIAAIEGVALGGGLELSLACTLRVAGGDAQFGLPEVKLGLIPGAGGTQRLPRLVGRGRALDIMLTGRQVTAPDAHAIGLVDRLVEPGQALAEALTLAKTLTRASAPAQAAVVRTVDAAFDLPLAEGNASERSEIAKLFTDGEGREGIAAFVEKRRPDFA; encoded by the coding sequence ATGACAGACACCACGACACAGGCGGTCAGCTGGGAGTGGGCGGTCCCGGGCATCCTGCAGGTCGACCTGCACAGCGCGCCCGCCAATGCCCTCGGAACCGCGATCATCGAAGGGCTCGACGCCGCGCTCGACGCTGCACTCGACCCGGCTCCCGGCGACGCGGGGGCGCCCGCCAAGGTCATCGTCATCTCCTCGTCGATCCCGGGCTTCTTCGCGGCGGGCGCCGACATCAAGCTCATGGCTTCCATCGACTTCGAGGGCTTCGAAGCGTACGGCGACCGCCTCCGGGCCGTCGTCGACCGCCTCGCCGGCGCACCGCTGCTGGCGATCGCGGCGATCGAGGGCGTCGCGCTCGGCGGCGGACTCGAGCTCAGCCTCGCCTGCACCCTGCGCGTGGCCGGCGGCGACGCGCAGTTCGGCCTGCCCGAAGTCAAACTCGGGCTGATTCCCGGCGCCGGCGGAACACAGCGCCTGCCCCGCCTCGTCGGTCGCGGCCGGGCGCTCGACATCATGCTCACCGGGCGGCAGGTCACTGCTCCGGATGCCCATGCCATCGGCCTCGTCGACCGTCTCGTCGAGCCGGGCCAGGCTCTGGCCGAGGCCCTCACACTCGCGAAGACGCTCACCCGGGCATCCGCACCCGCCCAGGCAGCTGTCGTCCGGACGGTGGATGCTGCCTTCGACCTGCCACTGGCCGAAGGCAACGCCTCCGAGCGCTCGGAGATCGCGAAGCTGTTCACAGACGGCGAAGGCCGGGAGGGCATCGCCGCCTTCGTGGAGAAGCGCCGCCCCGACTTCGCCTGA
- a CDS encoding amidohydrolase family protein — MTITDRPTAGETVPEVGAPGSKLGVIDVDFHPMPVPTDPQVAEHLPQKWKDYISRYGLGTFGGGVSPAQREFTHRLDAVDENGRVGVDPHLAVEQVVDLFDMSAVVLTCPQAYIITNGGVNMPHEMAMSLYSAYNDALGYTWCGADDRFRASITVARDLPGAAEEIERCMEGPNGDKYVQVLMSPAGADPIGKRRYWPIFEACERYNIPLGFHVPGMGRQPTGAGRQNFYSEMHAAFAVLPLAMVPSFVYEGTFDRFPKLKIAALELGWDWVVPYSWRLDATYEKLRDELTHLERKPSDYLKEHFWFSTQPLEEPEHPEQTEGVYELFESAGFADRLMFSSDYPHWDFDSPYESVPESFPEDRRRRILGENASKLYNLPLKPGHGLPSPTEF; from the coding sequence GTGACCATCACCGATCGCCCCACCGCCGGCGAGACCGTACCCGAGGTCGGCGCCCCCGGCAGCAAGCTGGGTGTCATCGACGTCGACTTCCACCCGATGCCCGTGCCGACCGACCCGCAGGTCGCCGAGCACCTCCCCCAGAAGTGGAAGGACTACATCAGCCGGTACGGCCTCGGCACGTTCGGCGGCGGCGTCTCCCCCGCCCAGCGCGAGTTCACGCACCGGCTCGACGCGGTCGACGAGAACGGCCGGGTCGGAGTGGATCCGCATCTCGCGGTCGAGCAGGTCGTCGACCTGTTCGACATGAGCGCCGTCGTGCTGACCTGTCCGCAGGCGTACATCATCACCAACGGCGGCGTGAACATGCCGCACGAGATGGCGATGTCGCTCTACAGCGCGTACAACGACGCGCTCGGCTACACCTGGTGCGGCGCGGACGACCGGTTCCGGGCATCCATCACCGTCGCCCGCGACCTGCCGGGAGCCGCGGAGGAGATCGAGCGCTGCATGGAGGGCCCGAACGGCGACAAGTACGTGCAGGTGCTGATGTCACCGGCCGGCGCCGACCCGATCGGCAAACGCCGCTACTGGCCGATCTTCGAGGCCTGCGAGCGTTACAACATCCCGCTCGGCTTCCATGTACCCGGCATGGGCCGGCAACCCACGGGTGCGGGCCGGCAGAACTTCTACTCGGAGATGCACGCCGCGTTCGCGGTGCTGCCGCTCGCGATGGTGCCGAGCTTCGTGTACGAGGGCACCTTCGACCGTTTCCCGAAGCTGAAGATCGCCGCCCTCGAGCTCGGCTGGGACTGGGTGGTGCCCTACAGCTGGCGGCTGGATGCGACCTACGAGAAGCTCCGCGACGAGCTCACCCATCTCGAACGGAAGCCCTCCGACTACCTCAAGGAGCACTTCTGGTTCAGTACCCAGCCGCTCGAGGAGCCGGAGCACCCCGAGCAGACCGAGGGCGTCTACGAACTGTTCGAGAGCGCCGGTTTCGCCGACCGTCTGATGTTCTCCTCGGACTACCCGCACTGGGACTTCGACTCGCCCTACGAGTCGGTGCCCGAGAGCTTCCCCGAAGACCGCCGCCGCCGCATCCTCGGCGAGAACGCGTCGAAGCTCTACAACCTGCCCCTGAAGCCCGGCCACGGGCTGCCCTCCCCGACGGAGTTCTGA